The Thermus brockianus genome window below encodes:
- the nuoK gene encoding NADH-quinone oxidoreductase subunit NuoK, whose protein sequence is MSYLFASALLFALGVYGVLTRRTAILVFLSIELMLNAANLSLVGFAKAHGLEGQVAALMVIAIAAAEVAVGLGLIVAIFRHRESTAVDDLSELRG, encoded by the coding sequence ATGAGCTACCTTTTCGCCTCGGCCCTCCTCTTCGCCCTCGGGGTCTATGGCGTCCTCACCCGCAGGACCGCCATATTGGTCTTCCTCTCCATTGAGCTCATGCTGAACGCCGCCAACCTCTCCCTGGTGGGCTTCGCCAAGGCCCACGGGCTGGAAGGGCAGGTGGCCGCCCTCATGGTCATCGCCATCGCCGCCGCCGAGGTGGCGGTGGGCCTGGGGCTCATCGTGGCCATCTTCCGCCACCGGGAAAGCACGGCGGTGGACGACCTATCGGAGCTTAGGGGGTAA
- a CDS encoding NADH-quinone oxidoreductase subunit J, with translation MSPWEALALLLLLATGLLVVTLRNAIHAALALIANFLVLAGVYVALDARFLGFIQIIVYAGAIVVLFLFVIMLLFAAQGEVGFDPLVRSKPLAALLALGVAGILLSGFLGLKLALTQDLQGGLPQALGPLLYGDWLLVLLAVGFLLMAATVVAVALVQPSRSLDALRPEERKEEVLR, from the coding sequence GTGAGCCCCTGGGAAGCCTTGGCCCTCCTCCTCCTCCTCGCCACCGGGCTTCTGGTGGTGACCCTGAGGAACGCCATCCACGCCGCCTTGGCCCTCATCGCCAACTTCCTGGTCCTGGCCGGGGTGTACGTGGCCCTGGATGCCCGCTTTCTCGGGTTCATCCAGATCATCGTCTACGCCGGGGCCATCGTGGTCCTCTTCCTCTTCGTCATCATGCTCCTCTTCGCCGCCCAAGGCGAGGTGGGCTTTGACCCCTTGGTGCGCTCCAAGCCCTTGGCCGCCCTCCTGGCCTTGGGGGTGGCGGGGATCCTCCTCTCCGGGTTCCTGGGCCTGAAGCTCGCCCTCACCCAGGACCTCCAGGGAGGGCTCCCCCAGGCCCTGGGGCCCCTCCTCTACGGGGACTGGCTCCTCGTCCTCCTCGCCGTGGGCTTCCTCCTCATGGCGGCCACGGTGGTGGCGGTGGCCCTGGTGCAACCCAGCCGCTCCCTAGACGCCCTGCGCCCCGAGGAGCGCAAGGAGGAGGTGCTCCGATGA
- the nuoI gene encoding NADH-quinone oxidoreductase subunit NuoI: MTLKALAQSLGITLKYLFSKPVTVPYPDAPVALKPRFHGRHVLTRHPNGLEKCIGCSLCAAACPAYAIYVEPAENDPENPISAGERYAKVYEINMLRCIFCGLCEEACPTGAIVLGYDFEMADYQYSDLIYGKEDMLVDVVGTKPQRREAKMTGKAVKPGYVVPYVRPELEGFKAPTEGGKR; this comes from the coding sequence ATGACCCTAAAAGCCCTAGCGCAAAGCCTCGGCATCACCCTGAAGTACCTCTTCTCCAAGCCGGTGACCGTCCCCTACCCCGACGCCCCCGTGGCCCTAAAACCCCGCTTCCACGGGCGGCACGTCCTCACCCGCCACCCCAACGGCCTGGAGAAGTGCATCGGCTGCTCCCTCTGCGCCGCCGCCTGCCCCGCCTACGCCATCTACGTGGAACCCGCCGAAAACGACCCGGAAAACCCCATCTCCGCTGGGGAGCGCTACGCCAAGGTCTACGAGATCAACATGCTCCGGTGCATCTTCTGCGGCCTCTGCGAGGAGGCCTGCCCCACGGGGGCCATCGTTCTTGGCTACGACTTTGAGATGGCGGACTACCAGTACTCCGACCTGATCTACGGCAAGGAGGACATGCTGGTGGACGTGGTGGGCACCAAGCCCCAGCGGCGCGAGGCCAAGATGACCGGGAAGGCGGTGAAGCCGGGCTACGTGGTGCCCTACGTTAGGCCCGAGCTGGAGGGCTTCAAGGCCCCCACGGAAGGAGGGAAGCGGTGA
- the nuoH gene encoding NADH-quinone oxidoreductase subunit NuoH has protein sequence MVALKAFLVVVGLLTAFAFMTLIERRLLARFQIRMGPNRVGPFGLFQPIADAIKSIFKEDLVVERADKVLFVLAPLLGVVFALLAFGAIPFGPPGSFFGFHPWVVNLDLGILYLFAVSEMAIYGIFLAGWASGSKYSLLGSLRSSASLISYELGLGIALLAPVLLVGSLSLNDIVNWQKENGWLFLYAFPAFLVYAIAALAEAARTPFDLPEAEQELVGGYHTEYSSIKWALFQMTEYIHFITASALIPTLFLGGWTMPFLNVPYLWMFLKIAFFLFVFIWIRATWFRLRYDQLLRFGWGFLFPVALFWFLVTALVVALDLPRVYLVYLSALSFLALLGALFYSPKPVRKGGGA, from the coding sequence ATGGTGGCCCTCAAAGCCTTTCTGGTGGTGGTGGGCCTCCTCACCGCCTTCGCCTTCATGACCCTCATTGAAAGGCGGCTCCTCGCCCGCTTCCAGATCCGCATGGGCCCGAACCGGGTGGGACCCTTCGGCCTCTTCCAACCCATCGCCGACGCCATCAAGAGCATCTTCAAGGAAGACCTGGTGGTGGAGCGGGCCGACAAGGTCCTCTTCGTCCTCGCCCCCCTCCTCGGGGTGGTCTTCGCCCTCCTGGCCTTCGGGGCCATCCCCTTCGGCCCGCCTGGGAGCTTTTTCGGCTTCCACCCCTGGGTGGTGAACCTGGACCTAGGGATCCTCTACCTCTTCGCCGTGAGCGAGATGGCCATCTACGGCATCTTCCTGGCGGGGTGGGCCTCGGGGAGCAAGTATAGCCTCCTGGGCTCCCTGCGCTCCTCCGCTAGCCTCATCTCCTACGAGCTCGGCCTCGGCATCGCCCTCCTCGCCCCGGTGCTTCTCGTGGGGAGCCTCAGCCTGAACGACATCGTCAACTGGCAAAAGGAAAACGGCTGGCTTTTCCTCTACGCCTTCCCCGCCTTCTTGGTCTACGCCATCGCCGCCCTGGCCGAGGCCGCCCGCACCCCCTTTGACCTCCCCGAGGCGGAGCAGGAGCTGGTGGGCGGCTACCACACGGAATACAGCTCCATCAAATGGGCGCTTTTCCAGATGACGGAGTACATCCACTTCATCACCGCTAGCGCCCTCATCCCCACCCTCTTCCTAGGGGGCTGGACCATGCCCTTCCTCAACGTCCCCTACCTCTGGATGTTCCTCAAGATCGCCTTCTTCCTCTTCGTCTTCATCTGGATCCGGGCCACCTGGTTCCGCCTCCGCTACGACCAGCTTCTCCGCTTCGGCTGGGGGTTCCTCTTCCCCGTGGCCCTTTTCTGGTTCTTGGTCACCGCCCTCGTGGTGGCCTTGGACCTGCCCCGGGTCTACCTCGTCTACCTCTCCGCCCTAAGCTTCCTCGCCCTCCTCGGGGCCCTCTTCTATAGCCCCAAGCCCGTGCGCAAAGGAGGTGGCGCATGA